A single window of Mycobacterium sp. ITM-2016-00318 DNA harbors:
- a CDS encoding virulence factor Mce family protein: MLTRFIKFQLVLFTILTILALVVLGWYYLRLPSLAGIGQYTLSADLPRSGGLYATANVTYRGTQIGKVTSVEPTENGARAEMSIDNRYKIPADATANVHSVSAIGEQYLDLVSTGNPGQYLADGQTITTGTVPSEVGPALDSANRGLAVLPKEKIDSLLTETSKAVGGLGPGLQRLVDGTTNLAQGFQENLPQVNDIIENATPILQSQADSRDNISQWSRNLNILAAQSASEDQALRSGLQQAAPTLDQVTATFSDVRESLPQTLANLAVVIDMLKRYNKGLEQALVILPQGGTVAQAGTIFEGEGLLHFGLSINQPPPCLTGFLPASEWRSPADTSMAPLPAGTYCKIPKDVQNVVRGARNYPCADVPGKRAATPKECRDDKPYIPLGTNPWYGDPNQIVNCPAPAARCDQPVKPGYVIPAPSVNNGMNPLPADQLPPGGSPQPVSDPLTPPNQGSVQCSGQQPNPCTYTPAPGSAVYSPTSGEVVGPDGVKYSVSNSNNPGDDGWKEMLAPAS; this comes from the coding sequence GTGCTGACCAGGTTCATCAAGTTCCAGCTGGTCCTCTTCACGATTCTCACGATCCTCGCCCTGGTCGTGCTGGGTTGGTACTACCTGCGGCTGCCGAGCCTGGCCGGCATCGGTCAGTACACGCTGAGCGCCGACCTGCCGCGCTCGGGCGGCCTGTACGCCACGGCGAACGTCACCTACCGCGGCACGCAGATCGGCAAGGTCACCTCCGTCGAGCCCACGGAGAACGGCGCACGCGCCGAGATGAGCATCGACAACCGGTACAAGATCCCGGCCGATGCCACTGCCAATGTGCACTCCGTCTCGGCGATCGGTGAGCAGTACCTCGACCTGGTCTCGACCGGCAACCCGGGTCAGTACCTGGCAGACGGTCAGACGATCACCACCGGCACGGTGCCCAGCGAGGTGGGTCCTGCGCTGGATTCGGCGAACCGGGGTCTCGCCGTGCTGCCCAAGGAGAAGATCGACTCGCTGCTGACGGAGACGTCGAAGGCCGTTGGTGGCCTGGGCCCCGGGCTGCAACGGTTGGTCGACGGCACGACGAACCTGGCGCAAGGCTTCCAGGAGAACCTGCCTCAGGTCAACGACATCATCGAAAACGCGACGCCGATCCTGCAGAGCCAGGCCGATTCCCGTGACAACATCTCGCAATGGTCGAGAAACCTCAACATCCTTGCCGCGCAGTCGGCTTCGGAGGACCAGGCGTTGCGAAGCGGACTGCAGCAGGCGGCGCCGACGCTGGATCAGGTGACGGCCACGTTCAGCGACGTCCGCGAATCGTTGCCGCAGACGCTGGCGAACCTCGCGGTCGTCATCGACATGCTCAAGCGCTACAACAAGGGCCTTGAGCAGGCGCTGGTGATCCTTCCTCAGGGGGGCACGGTCGCGCAGGCAGGCACCATCTTCGAAGGGGAGGGCCTGCTGCACTTCGGCCTGTCGATCAATCAGCCGCCGCCGTGCCTCACCGGCTTCCTACCCGCGTCCGAGTGGCGGTCGCCTGCCGACACTTCCATGGCGCCGCTGCCCGCAGGCACGTACTGCAAGATCCCCAAGGACGTCCAGAACGTCGTCCGCGGTGCGCGTAACTACCCGTGCGCCGATGTGCCCGGTAAGCGTGCGGCGACTCCGAAGGAGTGCCGCGACGACAAGCCCTACATCCCGCTGGGCACCAACCCCTGGTACGGCGATCCGAACCAGATCGTCAACTGCCCGGCACCAGCCGCTCGCTGCGACCAGCCGGTCAAGCCCGGGTACGTCATACCGGCACCGTCGGTGAACAACGGTATGAACCCACTGCCAGCCGACCAACTGCCGCCTGGCGGATCACCGCAGCCGGTCAGCGACCCGCTGACCCCGCCGAACCAGGGCAGCGTCCAGTGCAGTGGACAGCAGCCCAACCCGTGCACGTACACTCCGGCACCAGGCAGTGCGGTCTACAGCCCGACAAGCGGCGAGGTCGTTGGGCCCGACGGCGTGAAGTACTCCGTCAGCAATTCGAATAACCCAGGAGACGACGGATGGAAGGAGATGCTGGCACCCGCCAGCTGA
- a CDS encoding RDD family protein, producing the protein MTAVLDASAKTAVHVQSSALPLASWQARAGALCLDVLLGVGVLAVLAPLVATAPQRGWLWWVYMIAAAVIVLLVLANRWLLPTTTGWSLGRAVVGLRVVRRGDDEPAGFVRLMVRDFAHLLDTALLFIGWLWPLWDSRHRTFADLLVRTEVHRVDRPVRNMRRTAAKVIVAAVVACAAFVALNYSVVYRHERAVDQARTEIAEQGPKIVEQMLTYNVDTLKDDFDRAQSLATDSYRSQLVAQQEAVQKQGPVSNEYWAVSSAVLSADADRAAMLLAMQGQRGTDPKDLRFITATVRVDFDKSRDGKWRVASLSVLKKPLMQEQAPR; encoded by the coding sequence GTGACGGCTGTTCTCGACGCGAGCGCGAAGACGGCGGTGCACGTTCAGTCGTCGGCGCTTCCGCTGGCGTCGTGGCAGGCGCGCGCGGGCGCGCTGTGCCTCGACGTGCTGCTCGGCGTCGGTGTGCTCGCCGTGTTGGCGCCGCTGGTGGCGACCGCGCCGCAGCGTGGCTGGTTGTGGTGGGTGTACATGATCGCGGCCGCCGTCATCGTGCTCCTCGTGCTGGCCAATCGTTGGCTACTGCCCACCACGACGGGGTGGAGTTTGGGCCGGGCGGTGGTCGGCCTCAGGGTCGTGCGCCGGGGCGACGACGAACCTGCCGGCTTCGTGCGGCTGATGGTCCGGGACTTCGCACACCTGTTGGACACGGCGCTGCTCTTCATCGGATGGCTGTGGCCGTTGTGGGACTCCCGCCACCGGACATTCGCAGACCTGTTGGTGCGCACCGAGGTTCACCGGGTGGACCGGCCTGTCCGCAATATGCGCCGAACGGCGGCGAAGGTCATCGTCGCCGCGGTCGTGGCGTGCGCGGCGTTCGTCGCACTGAACTACTCCGTGGTGTACCGCCACGAGCGGGCCGTCGATCAGGCCCGCACCGAGATCGCGGAGCAGGGGCCGAAGATCGTCGAGCAGATGCTGACCTACAACGTCGACACGCTCAAGGACGACTTCGACCGGGCGCAGTCACTGGCCACCGACAGCTACCGTTCGCAGTTGGTCGCCCAGCAGGAGGCCGTGCAGAAGCAGGGCCCGGTGTCCAACGAGTACTGGGCGGTGAGCAGTGCGGTGCTGTCGGCGGACGCGGACCGGGCGGCGATGCTTCTGGCCATGCAGGGCCAGCGCGGCACCGATCCGAAGGACCTGCGGTTCATCACCGCGACGGTGCGAGTGGACTTCGACAAGTCACGCGACGGTAAGTGGCGGGTGGCAAGCCTGAGCGTGCTGAAGAAGCCATTGATGCAGGAGCAGGCGCCGCGATGA
- a CDS encoding mammalian cell entry protein yields the protein MSPRRKIDAEEPELYTAPPPKPKRQWGLPLVACVAGVLIAAAITASTLMLVSHENDRRTQVRDADVLGYVKSFMTTYTTLDPFQANYYGDRIQSQATGDFAEMFKEKINEILVQVARVEPTQGTVMDAGVQRWNDDGSADVLVATKISSKDPSGKSIESGNRWVVTAKKEGQLWKISQLIQVI from the coding sequence ATGAGCCCACGCCGCAAGATCGACGCCGAGGAGCCCGAGCTCTACACCGCGCCGCCGCCGAAACCCAAACGGCAGTGGGGACTTCCGCTTGTTGCGTGTGTCGCCGGTGTGCTGATCGCGGCGGCCATCACCGCGAGCACGCTGATGTTGGTGTCGCACGAGAACGATCGCCGCACACAGGTCCGCGACGCCGATGTGCTCGGCTACGTGAAGTCGTTCATGACGACGTACACGACGCTGGACCCGTTCCAGGCCAACTACTACGGCGATCGCATCCAGTCGCAGGCCACCGGTGACTTCGCCGAGATGTTCAAGGAGAAGATCAACGAGATCCTCGTCCAGGTGGCTCGGGTGGAGCCCACGCAGGGCACGGTGATGGATGCCGGTGTGCAGCGCTGGAACGACGATGGCAGCGCCGACGTCCTCGTCGCCACCAAGATCTCGAGCAAGGACCCGAGCGGTAAGTCCATCGAGAGTGGAAACCGTTGGGTGGTAACGGCGAAGAAGGAAGGGCAGCTGTGGAAGATCAGCCAACTGATTCAGGTGATCTGA
- a CDS encoding mammalian cell entry protein encodes MEDQPTDSGDLTTDAAAAPSAPAPRGRHRMPIGKKLRATKPEAEASAPVDDEVQVEESADPVELPAPSVEETPAEETPTKKGRRRGFLRRGKDQPAAVPVEEKADEPVDAVAPAEETVGETAEPVDADDEAAEPEEPAEGEIAAEETVLVPHRPAGKRMKIVAAAAAVLFVAGGAFLGATAQPVIANNALVETKLNIARTAANAITTLWSYTPENMDSLGERSARYLTGDFAFQYKKFIDSIVATNKQAQVTNTTSVLGTAVESVTSTDASAVVYTNSIATSPVSKNIPSLRYLSYRLEMKRDHTEWRITRMTTITTLDLTPQL; translated from the coding sequence GTGGAAGATCAGCCAACTGATTCAGGTGATCTGACCACGGATGCGGCCGCGGCACCTTCGGCGCCGGCGCCTCGTGGACGACATCGGATGCCGATCGGCAAGAAACTCCGTGCCACCAAACCGGAGGCCGAGGCGAGTGCGCCCGTCGATGACGAGGTCCAGGTGGAGGAGTCCGCTGACCCTGTCGAACTGCCAGCGCCGAGCGTCGAGGAGACGCCCGCCGAGGAGACGCCGACCAAGAAGGGCCGCCGACGGGGTTTCCTGCGGCGCGGCAAGGATCAGCCCGCTGCGGTTCCGGTCGAGGAGAAGGCGGACGAGCCCGTCGACGCCGTGGCCCCGGCCGAGGAGACCGTCGGCGAAACCGCCGAGCCGGTGGACGCAGACGATGAAGCGGCGGAGCCGGAGGAGCCAGCGGAAGGCGAGATCGCCGCCGAGGAAACCGTTCTCGTGCCGCACCGGCCTGCGGGTAAGCGCATGAAGATCGTCGCGGCGGCGGCCGCCGTGCTGTTCGTGGCGGGCGGTGCGTTCCTCGGTGCGACGGCGCAGCCGGTGATCGCGAACAACGCACTGGTCGAAACCAAGCTGAACATCGCCCGGACGGCCGCGAACGCCATCACCACGCTGTGGTCGTACACCCCCGAGAACATGGACTCGCTGGGCGAGCGGTCGGCCCGCTACCTGACAGGTGACTTCGCCTTCCAGTACAAGAAGTTCATCGACTCGATCGTGGCGACCAACAAGCAGGCGCAGGTCACCAACACCACCTCGGTGCTCGGCACAGCCGTCGAATCCGTGACATCGACCGACGCGTCAGCCGTGGTGTACACCAATTCGATTGCCACCAGCCCGGTTTCGAAGAACATTCCGTCGCTGCGGTATCTTTCCTACCGACTGGAGATGAAGCGCGACCACACCGAGTGGCGCATCACCAGGATGACGACCATCACCACGCTGGATCTGACCCCGCAGCTGTAG
- a CDS encoding YoaK family protein, whose protein sequence is MSVTSPVSNRLTVTGLLLLTFGTGMIDAISVLVLGHVFVANMTGNVVFLGFWFAQQNVVDMTAAVVAFGSFLSGAVLGGRFSRHLQHDTRRWVTVALAVECALLLTLSMLAGTGVLDYHDDTKLILIAGLAVAFGSQNATAREFGIQELSTTVLTSTIVGFGVDSRLAGGKGERRTLRLSVVVTMCAGAVVGATLSRFMVAPVIAMVAALVATTAVLF, encoded by the coding sequence GTGTCCGTCACCTCCCCGGTCTCGAATCGGCTGACGGTGACGGGGTTGCTCCTGCTGACGTTCGGGACCGGCATGATCGACGCGATCAGCGTCCTCGTACTGGGGCATGTCTTCGTCGCGAACATGACGGGAAACGTGGTGTTCCTCGGGTTCTGGTTCGCGCAGCAGAACGTCGTCGACATGACGGCAGCCGTCGTCGCCTTCGGGAGCTTCCTGTCGGGTGCCGTCCTCGGCGGTCGATTCTCCCGTCACCTCCAGCACGACACCCGACGTTGGGTGACGGTGGCGCTCGCTGTGGAATGCGCGCTGCTGCTGACGTTGTCGATGCTCGCGGGCACCGGCGTGCTCGACTACCACGACGACACGAAGCTGATCCTGATCGCCGGCCTGGCGGTGGCCTTCGGCAGCCAGAACGCGACGGCTCGGGAGTTCGGGATCCAGGAGTTGAGCACCACGGTGCTGACGTCGACGATCGTCGGCTTCGGTGTGGACAGCAGGTTGGCGGGAGGGAAGGGCGAGCGAAGGACGCTGCGTCTCTCCGTCGTGGTGACGATGTGCGCGGGAGCGGTGGTCGGGGCAACGCTGTCGCGGTTCATGGTGGCGCCGGTGATCGCGATGGTGGCGGCGCTGGTGGCGACGACGGCTGTTCTGTTCTAG
- a CDS encoding SDR family NAD(P)-dependent oxidoreductase, whose translation MPTVLVTGAARGIGKAIVEHLASTGWDVVAGVRSEQDADAITKVDTQRVSAVILDVTDADHIAKLADALPARLDAVVNNAGVAVGGPVETVTPDDWRKVLEVNVIGQFAVTRAVLPKLRESRGRAVFISSVNGRIATPMLGPYSASKFALEAACDALRVELRGWGVPVVLIEPAQTDTDMWRTAGDMVDQIEADMSPDDRDLYAKHIAGMKKFVPRARRMASPTTKVVAVVEDALTARRPRARYVVGLLPKIQAAVVPNLPTALSDRVMTMLVGLPRRPRG comes from the coding sequence ATGCCAACAGTTCTCGTCACCGGCGCGGCCAGGGGCATCGGCAAGGCGATCGTCGAGCATCTGGCGTCGACCGGATGGGACGTCGTCGCCGGCGTACGCAGTGAGCAGGATGCCGATGCGATCACCAAGGTAGACACCCAGCGGGTGTCCGCGGTGATCCTCGACGTCACCGACGCGGACCACATCGCGAAGTTGGCCGATGCGTTGCCCGCGCGGCTCGACGCGGTGGTCAACAATGCGGGCGTGGCCGTCGGCGGTCCGGTGGAGACGGTGACGCCGGACGACTGGCGGAAGGTGCTGGAGGTCAATGTCATCGGGCAGTTCGCGGTGACCCGGGCGGTGCTGCCGAAGCTGCGTGAGTCGCGGGGAAGGGCGGTGTTCATCTCGAGCGTGAACGGCCGTATCGCGACGCCGATGCTCGGGCCGTACTCCGCGTCGAAGTTCGCGCTCGAGGCGGCATGTGACGCGTTGCGGGTCGAGTTGAGGGGCTGGGGCGTGCCGGTGGTGCTGATCGAACCGGCGCAGACCGACACCGACATGTGGCGCACGGCGGGGGACATGGTCGATCAGATCGAGGCCGACATGTCTCCCGACGACCGCGATCTATACGCCAAACACATCGCGGGCATGAAGAAATTCGTGCCGCGGGCCCGCAGGATGGCGTCGCCGACGACGAAGGTGGTCGCCGTGGTGGAGGATGCGCTGACCGCCCGCAGGCCGCGGGCCCGGTACGTGGTCGGACTGTTGCCGAAGATTCAGGCGGCCGTGGTGCCGAATCTGCCGACGGCGCTGAGTGATCGGGTGATGACGATGTTGGTTGGGCTTCCACGCCGCCCGCGTGGCTGA
- a CDS encoding fructosamine kinase family protein: MAEFVKTNLSAPPGFFALEAAALRWLAVDGGARCARVIDYDERSLTLERLDSVAPTRDAAQEFGSRLAVTHDAGAQLFGSGPDGWREDGFFGPLAEPLPMSLRGRPTWGAFYAEERLRPMADRAQRRLSDEAARLVDAVIERCRAGDFDDDDPPARIHGDLWSGNVMWTADGVVLIDPAAHGGHRETDLAMLQLFGCPHLDEVLAGYQSVRPLRDGWRARVGLHQLYPLLAHVALFGSGYVRQVERAARSAVALADD, from the coding sequence GTGGCTGAGTTCGTCAAGACCAATCTCAGCGCGCCGCCAGGCTTCTTCGCGCTGGAGGCGGCGGCATTGCGCTGGCTGGCGGTCGACGGCGGGGCGCGATGTGCGCGCGTCATCGACTACGACGAGCGCTCGTTGACGCTAGAGCGGCTGGATTCGGTGGCACCGACACGGGATGCGGCGCAGGAGTTCGGATCTCGACTTGCCGTGACACACGACGCGGGAGCGCAGCTGTTCGGCTCGGGTCCGGACGGCTGGCGCGAGGACGGCTTCTTCGGTCCATTAGCGGAGCCGCTGCCGATGTCGTTGAGGGGCCGTCCGACGTGGGGCGCCTTCTACGCCGAAGAGCGGTTACGCCCGATGGCCGATCGGGCCCAGCGGCGGCTGAGCGACGAGGCGGCGCGACTGGTCGACGCGGTGATCGAGAGATGCCGAGCGGGTGACTTCGACGACGACGACCCGCCGGCGCGCATCCACGGGGACCTGTGGAGCGGCAACGTGATGTGGACGGCCGACGGTGTGGTGCTCATCGACCCGGCGGCGCACGGCGGGCATCGGGAAACCGATCTGGCGATGCTGCAATTGTTCGGATGCCCGCATCTCGACGAGGTGTTGGCGGGGTACCAGAGCGTGCGACCGCTGCGGGACGGCTGGCGGGCCAGGGTGGGACTTCATCAGCTGTACCCGCTGCTGGCACACGTCGCGTTGTTCGGATCGGGCTACGTACGCCAGGTGGAAAGAGCCGCGAGGAGCGCGGTGGCGCTGGCTGACGACTGA
- a CDS encoding acyltransferase family protein yields the protein MNRVATSPRSVSRRGFPASGRTTPPQKGFRPDIEGLRAVAVIAVVLYHAGVPGVSGGFIGVDVFFVVSGFLITGLLWREASDSGTVRLARFYGARARRLLPAAVTVLVATCVASTVLLPPLQARSVLGDGIASALYVGNYRFAIHGTDYLAVDAPPSPLQHYWSLGVEEQFYLLWPALIIGTAWVLARAAQRIGARSVTPYVLVLGLLAAVSFALSMAWTENWPSWAFFSLPTRAWELAVGGLVALTAGAWRHLPGPSTALVGWGGLALILVTCTQIGEGTPYPGTAALLPVMGTALIIGAGCATPDVGVGRLLSKPAMRMIGRLSYSWYLWHWPVLLLAPAVIGHPLGLTGKSAMVVVSFGLAILTLHLIENPVRFAPSVKGSSLRSLAVGGVLTALAVAVCLVLLTVRPVPVGHGMAAAPVAPVAPVESADSSAKKAPPPMSVRDQVLAAVAKSADGGPVPSNLTPALNAIAKPEVFVNGCVLSWKDVAQPDCVSGDVGSPATVALVGDSHAAMWQPALEPVAREKHWRLATMSKVLCPFLDLPINSPYLGRKFTECERWRGDVMARLYRDKPQMIVLDMSRRYGADFGFTSYDQAWQNRLTLVVRTLRATGAEVLVLGPVADPHSTVPTCVSAHMDDAAACAPPRTDGLNDAGIAAEAAATAAGGGQYAKLSELFCTAERCPVVVGNTLVYRDDNHITTEYAKVLVPLLTEMVERALAS from the coding sequence GTGAACAGAGTTGCGACGTCCCCCCGATCTGTTTCCCGACGCGGTTTCCCTGCGAGCGGGCGGACGACTCCGCCGCAGAAGGGGTTTCGCCCGGACATCGAGGGCTTACGGGCCGTCGCCGTCATCGCCGTGGTGCTCTACCACGCCGGCGTGCCCGGCGTCAGCGGCGGCTTCATCGGCGTCGACGTCTTCTTCGTCGTTTCCGGCTTCCTGATCACCGGCCTGCTGTGGCGAGAGGCGTCCGACAGCGGCACCGTTCGGCTGGCCCGGTTCTACGGGGCGCGGGCACGACGGCTGTTGCCCGCGGCGGTCACCGTTCTTGTGGCTACCTGTGTTGCGTCGACGGTGTTGCTGCCTCCGCTGCAGGCGCGAAGCGTTCTCGGCGACGGCATCGCGAGCGCGCTGTATGTCGGCAACTACCGGTTTGCAATCCACGGCACCGACTATCTGGCCGTAGATGCGCCGCCGTCGCCGCTACAGCATTACTGGTCGTTGGGTGTGGAAGAGCAGTTCTATCTGCTGTGGCCTGCGCTGATCATCGGCACCGCTTGGGTTCTGGCGCGGGCGGCCCAGCGTATTGGCGCGCGATCGGTGACGCCGTATGTGTTGGTGCTCGGACTGTTGGCGGCGGTGTCGTTCGCGCTGTCGATGGCGTGGACCGAGAACTGGCCGTCGTGGGCGTTCTTCTCGCTGCCCACGCGGGCGTGGGAGTTGGCGGTCGGCGGGCTGGTGGCGTTGACCGCCGGTGCGTGGCGGCATCTGCCGGGTCCGTCGACGGCGCTGGTGGGCTGGGGCGGCCTGGCACTGATACTCGTCACGTGCACTCAGATAGGTGAGGGAACGCCATACCCGGGGACGGCGGCGCTGCTGCCGGTGATGGGTACGGCGCTGATCATCGGCGCTGGTTGCGCGACACCGGATGTCGGCGTGGGTCGGCTCCTGTCGAAGCCGGCGATGCGAATGATCGGCCGGTTGTCCTACTCGTGGTACCTGTGGCACTGGCCGGTGCTGCTGCTCGCGCCCGCGGTGATCGGGCACCCGTTGGGGCTGACGGGCAAGTCGGCGATGGTGGTGGTGTCGTTCGGGTTGGCGATCCTGACGCTGCATCTGATCGAGAACCCGGTGCGGTTCGCGCCGTCGGTGAAGGGCTCATCGCTGCGGAGCTTGGCGGTCGGCGGTGTGCTGACCGCTCTAGCGGTCGCGGTGTGCCTGGTGCTGTTGACGGTCAGACCGGTACCGGTGGGCCATGGCATGGCGGCGGCGCCGGTGGCTCCCGTCGCACCGGTTGAGTCCGCGGATTCGTCTGCAAAGAAGGCTCCTCCACCGATGTCGGTGCGCGATCAGGTGTTGGCGGCGGTGGCCAAGTCAGCCGACGGCGGTCCGGTGCCGTCGAATCTCACGCCGGCTTTGAACGCGATCGCGAAGCCCGAGGTGTTCGTCAACGGTTGCGTGCTTTCGTGGAAGGACGTGGCGCAGCCCGACTGTGTCTCAGGCGATGTGGGTTCGCCGGCGACGGTGGCGTTGGTGGGCGACTCGCATGCGGCGATGTGGCAGCCGGCGCTGGAACCCGTTGCGCGTGAGAAGCACTGGCGACTCGCCACGATGAGCAAGGTGTTGTGCCCGTTTCTGGATCTACCCATCAACAGCCCGTATCTCGGCCGCAAGTTCACCGAGTGTGAACGGTGGCGGGGAGACGTGATGGCGCGGCTCTATCGGGACAAGCCGCAGATGATCGTCCTCGACATGTCGCGCAGATACGGTGCGGACTTCGGATTCACGAGTTATGACCAGGCATGGCAGAACCGCCTGACGCTCGTGGTGCGAACCTTACGGGCAACAGGCGCTGAGGTCTTGGTGCTGGGACCGGTCGCGGATCCGCATTCGACAGTGCCGACGTGTGTGTCTGCACATATGGATGATGCCGCCGCGTGCGCGCCCCCACGAACTGACGGTCTCAACGACGCTGGCATCGCGGCGGAGGCCGCGGCGACAGCAGCGGGCGGCGGCCAGTACGCGAAGCTGTCGGAGTTGTTCTGCACGGCGGAGCGGTGTCCGGTCGTTGTCGGGAACACCTTGGTGTACCGGGACGACAACCACATCACGACGGAGTACGCGAAGGTGCTCGTACCATTGCTGACCGAGATGGTCGAGCGGGCCCTAGCCAGCTAG
- a CDS encoding phosphodiester glycosidase family protein, translating to MAYAAALMLCAGLASTVAPVARADGRTLLAGAIANTRGSYLVYNFGDGHPAPMLNAGGGWYEMNSGGHLMTIKNAAGRLKPRLLVDSHQGYQGRCERDPGARTGEGLWQASEVFAPLEAWQALGQPTIAINANFFDVRGQKGGSWRDTKCSSPLGAYVDNTRGQGRANAAVTGTLAYAGKQGLSGGSEHWSSLATMILPSGGAPYVVMPKGPDDYDSASPEIQKLLDQNARFVAVAGIGLLAPGDTGQLNDGGPSAARTAVAYNRTNDQLYVFQGGSYTPDQIQDLFRGLGSDSAVLLDGGGSSAIVLRRDTGGMWSGAGVPKGSCDTRQVLCDSRERALPSWLAFA from the coding sequence ATGGCGTACGCCGCTGCGCTGATGCTGTGCGCCGGGCTCGCGTCGACGGTGGCACCGGTCGCCCGGGCAGATGGCCGCACACTGCTCGCCGGAGCCATCGCAAACACCCGCGGGTCGTATCTCGTCTACAATTTCGGTGACGGTCACCCAGCCCCGATGTTGAATGCGGGCGGCGGCTGGTACGAGATGAACAGCGGCGGCCACTTGATGACGATCAAGAACGCCGCGGGCCGCCTCAAGCCTCGACTGCTCGTCGACAGCCATCAGGGCTACCAGGGTCGGTGCGAACGCGATCCAGGTGCGCGCACCGGCGAGGGGCTGTGGCAGGCCTCCGAGGTGTTCGCACCGCTCGAGGCCTGGCAGGCGCTCGGTCAGCCGACGATCGCGATCAACGCCAACTTCTTCGATGTGCGCGGCCAGAAGGGCGGTTCGTGGCGCGACACCAAATGCAGTTCGCCGCTCGGCGCCTACGTCGACAACACGCGCGGCCAGGGCAGGGCCAACGCCGCCGTCACCGGCACGCTCGCGTATGCGGGTAAACAGGGACTTTCCGGCGGCAGCGAACACTGGTCGTCGTTGGCCACCATGATCCTTCCGTCCGGCGGTGCTCCCTATGTCGTCATGCCCAAGGGCCCTGACGACTACGACTCCGCATCGCCGGAGATCCAGAAGCTTCTCGACCAGAACGCGCGCTTCGTCGCGGTGGCGGGCATCGGCCTTCTCGCGCCGGGTGACACCGGGCAGCTCAACGACGGAGGACCAAGCGCAGCGCGGACCGCGGTCGCCTACAACCGCACCAACGACCAGTTGTACGTCTTCCAGGGCGGAAGCTACACACCCGACCAGATTCAGGACCTGTTCCGCGGACTGGGCTCCGATAGCGCGGTGCTGCTGGACGGAGGTGGATCGTCGGCGATCGTGCTGCGCCGTGACACCGGCGGAATGTGGAGTGGCGCAGGCGTTCCCAAGGGCAGCTGTGATACTCGCCAGGTACTTTGCGATTCGCGTGAACGCGCGCTTCCGAGCTGGCTCGCCTTCGCCTGA
- a CDS encoding GlsB/YeaQ/YmgE family stress response membrane protein produces MIGTILSALIVGLIVGALARLIMPGKQNIGVIMTIILGALGSFIGSWLTYQLGYQNSNGGWQVIPFLVGIIVAIILIAVYVGITGRRATRTTRTTPTAR; encoded by the coding sequence ATGATCGGAACGATTCTCAGCGCTTTGATCGTCGGCTTGATTGTCGGCGCGCTTGCGCGACTCATCATGCCTGGTAAGCAGAACATCGGCGTGATCATGACGATCATCCTCGGCGCGCTCGGCTCGTTCATCGGGTCGTGGTTGACCTATCAGTTGGGCTACCAGAACTCCAACGGCGGCTGGCAGGTCATCCCGTTCCTCGTCGGAATCATCGTCGCGATCATCCTGATCGCGGTCTACGTCGGCATTACCGGTCGCCGGGCCACCAGGACGACCAGGACGACGCCGACGGCGCGTTAA